In a single window of the Gossypium hirsutum isolate 1008001.06 chromosome D02, Gossypium_hirsutum_v2.1, whole genome shotgun sequence genome:
- the LOC107908326 gene encoding protein JINGUBANG encodes MRDGRGGSNTVFEEADSLRRSQYEDMKYPDPSMPVNVPMTAADDLCLVYSNAAANCPAFVEGNRLSCEVSPLTMSPWNQTNTMEKSSWVPFDDDNTVPVNSLIGSLTREEGHIYSLAATKDLLYTGSDSKNIRVWKNLKEFTGFKSNSGLVKAIVISGEKIFTGHQDGKIRVWKSSLKNPTLHKRAGTLPTLKDILKSSIKPSNYVEVRRKRALWIKHSDAVSCLSMNEEQGLLYSASWDRSFKVWRISDSKCLESVQAHDDAVNSVVSSFGELIFTGSADGTVKVWKRELLRKGTKHTLDQTLIKQECAVTALAIITSSGPALYCGSSDGLITYRELAKDFSQGGALKGHKLAVLCLEAAGSFLFTGSADKTICIWRRDGSVHTNISVLTGHTGPVKCLAVEKDLEAKKEQRWIVYSGSLDKSVKVWSVSEFPQVGTMQSKHQHQVSYDTESFPCDGSSTSITSQHGTY; translated from the coding sequence ATGAGAGACGGAAGAGGGGGCTCAAACACGGTGTTCGAAGAGGCTGATAGCCTTAGAAGATCCCAGTATGAAGACATGAAGTATCCGGATCCTAGCATGCCTGTGAATGTTCCTATGACTGCTGCAGATGATTTATGCCTTGTTTACAGCAATGCGGCAGCTAATTGCCCTGCCTTTGTTGAAGGCAACAGATTGAGTTGTGAAGTTTCACCCCTAACCATGTCACCATGGAACCAAACCAATACTATGGAAAAATCTTCATGGGTCCCTTTCGACGACGATAACACTGTTCCGGTGAATAGCCTCATCGGGTCTCTCACACGTGAAGAGGGACATATTTATTCCTTAGCAGCCACGAAGGATCTCCTTTACACTGGCTCCGATAGCAAGAACATTCGTGTGTGGAAGAATCTTAAAGAATTTACAGGCTTTAAATCAAATAGTGGTTTGGTTAAGGCCATTGTGATATCAGGTGAAAAGATTTTCACTGGCCATCAAGATGGGAAGATTCGTGTTTGGAAAAGCTCCCTTAAGAACCCTACCCTTCATAAAAGAGCCGGCACTTTGCCAACCCTGAAAGATATCCTTAAAAGTTCTATTAAACCAAGCAATTACGTGGAAGTGAGACGTAAACGTGCTTTATGGATCAAACATTCGGATGCGGTATCGTGTTTGAGCATGAACGAGGAACAAGGTCTTCTTTATTCAGCTTCTTGGGACCGGAGCTTTAAAGTTTGGAGAATTTCAGACTCTAAATGTCTTGAATCAGTTCAGGCGCACGACGATGCCGTTAACTCCGTGGTTTCAAGCTTCGGTGAACTGATTTTCACAGGTTCAGCAGATGGAACAGTTAAAGTGTGGAAAAGAGAACTGCTTCGGAAAGGAACAAAGCATACGTTGGATCAAACGCTTATAAAACAAGAATGTGCAGTAACAGCGTTAGCAATCATCACCTCTTCAGGTCCAGCCTTGTACTGTGGCTCCAGTGACGGTTTGATCACATACCGAGAACTCGCAAAGGACTTCTCCCAGGGTGGTGCTCTTAAAGGCCACAAGCTGGCGGTTCTTTGCCTCGAGGCAGCTGGGAGCTTTTTGTTTACTGGTTCCGCTGATAAGACTATATGTATTTGGCGTAGGGACGGCAGCGTCCACACGAACATTTCAGTGCTTACGGGGCATACGGGGCCTGTGAAATGCTTGGCAGTGGAAAAGGATCTGGAAGCAAAGAAAGAGCAGCGGTGGATTGTCTACAGTGGGAGCCTCGATAAGTCGGTGAAGGTATGGAGCGTGTCGGAGTTTCCTCAGGTGGGGACGA